A stretch of the Agromyces larvae genome encodes the following:
- a CDS encoding response regulator transcription factor, with protein MPSPAPIRLAIVDDHRMLLGALSEWLRTAATDITVAAAVPSWSELLASPEFPVDVVLLDLDLKDNIPVQIKLPTLKAAGAQTLLISTYSEPEQVRGALAAGALGYLPKSEPVETIVEAIRAAHSGDLFLTPEVEATLADGAQSPKLSAQERRVMALYGAGQPVKAVAFQLGISEETAKSYLKRIREKYRVAGYDVGTKVALRKRAIADGILLQTD; from the coding sequence ATGCCCTCCCCTGCTCCCATCCGTCTCGCGATCGTCGACGATCACCGCATGCTGCTCGGCGCACTGAGCGAGTGGCTGCGCACCGCTGCCACCGACATCACGGTCGCCGCGGCGGTGCCGTCGTGGTCCGAGTTGCTGGCCAGTCCCGAGTTCCCGGTCGACGTGGTGCTGCTCGACCTCGACCTCAAGGACAACATCCCGGTGCAGATCAAGCTGCCCACGCTGAAGGCGGCGGGGGCGCAGACGCTGCTCATCAGCACCTACTCCGAGCCCGAGCAGGTGCGCGGCGCCCTCGCGGCGGGAGCGCTCGGGTATCTGCCGAAGTCCGAGCCGGTCGAGACCATCGTCGAGGCGATCCGGGCCGCGCACTCGGGCGACCTGTTCCTCACCCCCGAGGTCGAGGCGACGCTGGCCGACGGCGCGCAGTCGCCGAAGCTGTCGGCGCAGGAGCGCCGGGTGATGGCCCTGTACGGCGCCGGGCAGCCGGTGAAGGCGGTCGCGTTCCAGCTCGGCATCTCGGAGGAGACGGCGAAGAGCTACCTGAAGCGCATCCGCGAGAAGTACCGGGTCGCCGGCTACGACGTGGGCACGAAGGTGGCGCTGCGCAAGCGCGCGATCGCCGACGGCATCCTGCTGCAGACCGACTGA
- a CDS encoding MFS transporter, which yields MTHSDDGQATLSPARIRFALLALALGGFGIGSTEFVAMGLLPDIAADLLPGVHASSPEHANAQAGWLISAYALGVVVGAPTIAAAAARWPRRRLLLALLTAFTLGTVASALLPTFGLVLVARFVAALPHGAYFGIASLVAASLMGPGKRGQGVALVLSGLTIANVVGVPAITWLGQVTDWRIAYLAVAGIFAATFLAVLVAVPWQPGDPDATIARELRAFSRLQVWFALAIGAIGFGGLFAVYTYVAPLATEVTGLDAAAVPVVLVVIGLGMTVGNLIGGRLADWSVRRSMYLFFAVLAAALVLLGFAATTVVGLGAGVFLVGASSAALSPTIQTRLMDVARDSQSIAAALNHSALNIGNSLGAALGGAAIAAGFGYVAPVWIGLALTGAGIVLALASFALDRARRRRGVDVPGVTAAIAVVEG from the coding sequence GTGACCCATTCCGACGACGGGCAGGCGACGCTGTCGCCGGCCCGCATCCGCTTCGCGCTCCTCGCGCTCGCCCTCGGCGGCTTCGGCATCGGCTCGACCGAGTTCGTCGCCATGGGGCTGCTGCCCGACATCGCCGCCGACCTGCTGCCCGGCGTCCACGCGTCGTCGCCCGAGCACGCGAACGCACAGGCCGGCTGGCTGATCTCGGCATACGCGCTCGGCGTGGTCGTCGGCGCGCCCACCATCGCCGCGGCCGCCGCCCGCTGGCCGCGCCGCCGGCTGCTGCTGGCACTGCTGACCGCGTTCACGCTCGGCACCGTGGCGTCCGCGCTGCTGCCCACCTTCGGGCTCGTGCTCGTCGCCCGGTTCGTCGCGGCCCTGCCGCACGGCGCGTACTTCGGCATCGCCTCGCTCGTCGCCGCGAGCCTCATGGGGCCGGGCAAACGCGGCCAGGGCGTCGCGCTCGTGCTCTCGGGCCTCACGATCGCGAACGTCGTCGGCGTGCCCGCGATCACCTGGCTCGGCCAAGTCACCGACTGGCGCATCGCCTACCTCGCGGTCGCCGGCATCTTCGCCGCGACCTTCCTCGCCGTGCTCGTCGCCGTGCCCTGGCAGCCCGGCGACCCCGACGCGACGATCGCGCGCGAACTGCGCGCGTTCAGCCGGCTCCAGGTCTGGTTCGCGCTCGCGATCGGTGCGATCGGGTTCGGCGGCCTGTTCGCCGTCTACACCTACGTGGCGCCGCTCGCGACCGAGGTCACCGGGCTGGACGCCGCGGCGGTGCCCGTCGTGCTCGTCGTCATCGGCCTCGGCATGACGGTCGGCAACCTCATCGGCGGCCGGCTCGCCGACTGGAGCGTGCGCCGCTCGATGTACCTGTTCTTCGCGGTGCTCGCCGCCGCGCTCGTGCTGCTCGGGTTCGCCGCGACCACCGTCGTCGGCCTCGGCGCCGGGGTGTTCCTCGTCGGGGCGTCGTCGGCTGCGCTCTCGCCGACCATCCAGACCCGGCTGATGGACGTCGCCCGCGACAGCCAGTCGATCGCCGCCGCGCTCAACCACTCGGCGCTGAACATCGGCAACAGCCTCGGCGCCGCGCTCGGCGGTGCGGCGATCGCGGCCGGCTTCGGCTACGTCGCCCCCGTCTGGATCGGCCTCGCGCTCACCGGCGCGGGCATCGTGCTCGCGCTCGCGAGCTTCGCACTCGACCGTGCACGACGCCGCCGCGGGGTGGACGTGCCCGGCGTGACCGCCGCCATCGCCGTCGTCGAGGGCTGA
- a CDS encoding SDR family NAD(P)-dependent oxidoreductase has product MTQLRAVVTGASSGIGAATVRAFRAAGWEVVAVARREERLRVLAAETGASVVVADVTDQGDVDALRDRLREIGPIHALVNNAGGAKGLDSVEASDPEDWRWMFEVNVLGTKRVIGALLPLLREGAVERGVADIVNLTSIAGHVAYVGGGGYNAAKFAEHALTAVLRLELNGEPIRVIEVAPGMVKTDEFALVRFGGDRERADAVYSDVPEPLVAEDIAEIIVDAATKPRHVDLDLIVVKPVAQSAPHLVAKGPLTVRSAGRA; this is encoded by the coding sequence ATGACGCAGTTGCGAGCCGTGGTGACGGGAGCCAGTTCGGGGATCGGGGCCGCCACGGTGCGCGCCTTCCGCGCAGCCGGATGGGAGGTGGTGGCGGTCGCCCGCCGCGAGGAGCGCCTGCGGGTGCTCGCGGCCGAGACCGGGGCATCCGTCGTGGTCGCCGACGTCACCGACCAGGGCGACGTCGACGCGCTGCGCGACCGGCTGCGCGAGATCGGCCCGATCCATGCGCTGGTGAACAATGCGGGCGGGGCGAAGGGTCTCGACAGCGTCGAGGCGTCCGACCCCGAGGACTGGCGGTGGATGTTCGAGGTGAACGTGCTCGGCACGAAGCGGGTCATCGGCGCGCTGCTGCCGTTGCTGCGCGAGGGCGCGGTCGAGCGCGGCGTCGCCGACATCGTGAACCTCACCTCGATCGCGGGGCACGTCGCATACGTGGGCGGCGGCGGCTACAACGCGGCGAAGTTCGCCGAGCACGCCCTCACCGCGGTGCTGCGGCTCGAGCTGAACGGCGAGCCGATCCGGGTGATCGAGGTCGCGCCGGGCATGGTCAAGACCGACGAGTTCGCGCTGGTGCGGTTCGGCGGCGACCGCGAGCGGGCGGACGCGGTCTATTCGGATGTCCCCGAGCCGCTGGTCGCTGAGGACATCGCCGAGATCATCGTGGATGCTGCGACGAAGCCCCGGCACGTCGACCTCGACCTGATCGTCGTGAAGCCGGTCGCGCAGTCGGCGCCGCACCTGGTGGCCAAGGGCCCGCTCACCGTGCGATCGGCGGGTCGGGCATGA
- a CDS encoding bifunctional o-acetylhomoserine/o-acetylserine sulfhydrylase — MSRNPADWQFETKQVHSGAAPDPVTKARATPIYQTTSYVFDNAEHAQNLFALAEFGNIYTRIQNPTQAVVEERIAALEGGTGALLLASGQAASTFAVLNIAQAGDHIVSSSSIYGGTYNLFKYTLAKLGIETTFVENQDDADEWRRAIRPNTKLFFAETIGNPKINVLDIRGVADIAHEANIPLIVDNTIATPYLIRPFEHGADIVVHSATKFLGGHGTTIGGVIVDGGTFEWSKHVDKFPGLTEPDPSYHGASYTTAVGDGLAYIIKARVQLLRDLGSAISPNSAWLLIQGIETLSLRVERHVQNAQEIAEWLDSHADVASVNYSGLPSSPWYAAANTYAPKGVGAVLSFELKGGVDAGRALVDNLHLFSHLANIGDVRSLVIHPASTTHSQLTPEQQLTTGVTPGLVRLSVGIENIDDLKADLEQAFAAARAATEAARV, encoded by the coding sequence ATGAGCCGCAACCCCGCCGACTGGCAGTTCGAGACCAAGCAGGTGCACTCGGGCGCCGCACCCGACCCGGTCACGAAGGCCCGTGCCACGCCCATCTACCAGACCACCTCGTACGTGTTCGACAACGCCGAGCACGCGCAGAACCTGTTCGCGCTCGCCGAGTTCGGCAACATCTACACCCGCATCCAGAACCCGACCCAGGCGGTCGTCGAAGAGCGCATCGCCGCGCTCGAGGGCGGCACCGGGGCGCTCCTGCTCGCGTCCGGCCAGGCGGCGTCGACGTTCGCGGTGCTGAACATCGCGCAGGCCGGCGACCACATCGTCTCCTCCTCGTCGATCTACGGCGGCACGTACAACCTCTTCAAGTACACGCTCGCCAAGCTCGGCATCGAGACCACGTTCGTCGAGAACCAGGACGACGCCGACGAGTGGCGTCGCGCGATCCGCCCGAACACGAAGCTGTTCTTCGCCGAGACGATCGGCAACCCGAAGATCAACGTGCTCGACATCCGCGGCGTGGCCGACATCGCGCACGAGGCGAACATCCCGCTGATCGTCGACAACACCATCGCCACGCCGTACCTGATCCGCCCGTTCGAGCACGGCGCCGACATCGTGGTGCACTCGGCGACGAAGTTCCTCGGCGGGCACGGCACCACCATCGGCGGCGTGATCGTCGACGGCGGCACGTTCGAGTGGTCGAAGCACGTCGACAAGTTCCCGGGGCTGACCGAACCCGACCCCTCGTACCACGGCGCGAGCTACACGACCGCGGTCGGCGACGGGCTCGCCTACATCATCAAGGCGCGCGTGCAGTTGCTGCGCGACCTCGGCTCGGCGATCTCGCCGAACAGCGCGTGGCTGCTGATCCAGGGCATCGAGACCCTGTCGCTGCGGGTCGAGCGCCACGTCCAGAACGCGCAGGAGATCGCCGAGTGGCTCGACTCGCACGCCGACGTCGCGAGCGTGAACTACTCGGGGCTGCCGTCGAGCCCGTGGTACGCGGCCGCGAACACCTACGCGCCGAAGGGCGTCGGCGCGGTGCTGTCGTTCGAACTGAAGGGCGGGGTCGACGCCGGCCGCGCACTCGTCGACAACCTGCACCTGTTCAGCCACCTCGCGAACATCGGCGACGTGCGTTCGCTGGTCATCCATCCCGCGTCGACCACGCACTCGCAGCTCACGCCCGAGCAGCAGCTGACCACCGGGGTGACCCCGGGCCTCGTGCGCCTCTCGGTGGGCATCGAGAACATCGACGACCTGAAGGCCGACCTCGAGCAGGCGTTCGCGGCCGCGCGGGCCGCGACGGAGGCGGCGCGCGTCTAG
- a CDS encoding thiamine-binding protein — protein sequence MLVAFSVAPSGTGRADGSVHDAVAAAVKIVRESGLPNRTTSMFTEIEGEWDEVFDVVRRATEAVGEYGSRVSLVLKADIRPGYSGELDAKVERLERAIDAGD from the coding sequence ATGCTGGTTGCGTTCTCGGTCGCCCCGAGCGGCACCGGTCGAGCGGATGGCTCGGTGCACGACGCCGTCGCGGCGGCCGTGAAGATCGTGCGCGAGTCGGGGCTGCCCAACCGCACGACGTCGATGTTCACCGAGATCGAGGGCGAGTGGGACGAGGTCTTCGACGTGGTGCGTCGCGCGACCGAGGCGGTGGGCGAGTACGGCTCGCGGGTGTCGCTCGTGCTGAAGGCCGACATCCGCCCGGGGTACTCGGGCGAGCTCGACGCCAAGGTGGAACGGCTCGAACGGGCGATCGACGCGGGCGACTGA
- a CDS encoding acyltransferase family protein, giving the protein MHHPAPTARPMPKRRVPLWDNARWIAITLVVIGHGILPLIGEDDAAYSAYLFIYSFHVAVFVTVSGYFAKSGPPTARALKQILTEIVFPYLIFETIWTVIRWVLGGEFALDFTTASWTLWFLIALAIWRIVLPYLVLLRWPLPIAILISIGAGYTETIDSTLALSRTFGMLPFFVFGWQLRQWRITGRWLALSTAAAWRWRAGAIALFAVLLAVMPAAIETWRDLKLRRFMLYDESYVAIGYEEPWSGLIRLGLLLLAMVLAVAFLVLMPRGHRWFTAFGGATMYIYLLHSFVLYPLRETELLAGQQPWWVLPAMIVFCIGVSIVLSLKPVRRVFRPLVQPRARWLFRPAPATPTGTIVLPHDDRPN; this is encoded by the coding sequence ATGCACCACCCAGCGCCGACCGCACGACCGATGCCGAAGCGGCGCGTCCCTCTCTGGGACAACGCGCGCTGGATCGCGATCACCCTCGTGGTCATCGGGCACGGCATCCTGCCCCTCATCGGCGAGGACGACGCGGCCTACAGCGCGTACCTCTTCATCTACTCCTTCCACGTCGCCGTGTTCGTGACGGTGTCGGGGTACTTCGCCAAGTCGGGGCCGCCGACGGCGCGGGCGCTGAAGCAGATCCTCACCGAGATCGTGTTCCCCTACCTCATCTTCGAAACCATCTGGACGGTGATCCGATGGGTGCTCGGCGGCGAGTTCGCGCTCGACTTCACGACCGCCTCGTGGACGCTGTGGTTCCTCATCGCGCTCGCGATCTGGCGCATCGTGCTGCCGTACCTGGTGCTGCTGCGCTGGCCGCTGCCGATCGCGATCCTCATCTCGATCGGCGCCGGCTACACCGAGACGATCGACTCGACCCTCGCGCTCAGCCGCACGTTCGGCATGCTGCCGTTCTTCGTGTTCGGCTGGCAGCTGCGGCAGTGGCGCATCACCGGGCGCTGGCTCGCATTGTCGACCGCGGCGGCCTGGCGCTGGCGCGCCGGGGCGATCGCGCTGTTCGCGGTGCTGCTGGCGGTCATGCCCGCCGCGATCGAGACCTGGCGCGACCTCAAGCTGCGCCGGTTCATGCTCTACGACGAGTCGTACGTCGCGATCGGCTACGAGGAGCCGTGGTCGGGACTGATCCGGCTCGGGCTGCTGCTGCTCGCCATGGTGCTCGCGGTGGCCTTCCTCGTCCTCATGCCGCGCGGCCACCGCTGGTTCACCGCGTTCGGCGGAGCGACCATGTACATCTACCTCCTGCACTCGTTCGTGCTGTACCCGCTGCGCGAGACCGAACTGCTCGCCGGGCAGCAGCCGTGGTGGGTGCTGCCGGCCATGATCGTCTTCTGCATCGGGGTGTCGATCGTGCTGTCGCTGAAGCCCGTGCGGCGCGTGTTCCGCCCGCTCGTGCAGCCGCGCGCACGGTGGCTGTTCCGCCCCGCACCGGCCACCCCGACCGGCACCATCGTGCTCCCCCACGACGACCGGCCGAACTGA
- a CDS encoding uracil-DNA glycosylase produces the protein MPKTLPELAEAGLMDPGWADALAPVAGDIARMGDFLRAETAAGRGYLPAGDHVLRAFAAPFSDVRVLIVGQDPYPTPGHPIGLSFAVEQHVRPIPRSLQNIYRELADDLGVHPPAHGDLSAWTRNGVMLLNRVLTVRPGAPASHRGAGWEAVTDHAIRALVARGTPMVAILWGRDAQSLKPLLDGTPAIESVHPSPLSASRGFFGSRPFSRANALLAQRGGRPVDWSLEP, from the coding sequence GTGCCGAAGACGCTGCCCGAGCTCGCCGAGGCCGGGCTCATGGATCCCGGCTGGGCCGACGCCCTCGCTCCGGTCGCGGGCGACATCGCCCGGATGGGCGACTTCCTGCGCGCCGAGACGGCCGCCGGCCGCGGGTACCTGCCCGCGGGCGACCACGTGCTGCGTGCGTTCGCGGCGCCGTTCTCCGACGTGCGGGTGCTCATCGTCGGCCAGGACCCGTACCCCACCCCGGGGCATCCGATCGGCCTGTCCTTCGCGGTGGAGCAGCACGTGCGCCCGATCCCGCGGAGCCTGCAGAACATCTATCGCGAACTCGCCGACGACCTCGGCGTGCACCCGCCCGCGCACGGCGACCTGTCGGCCTGGACCCGCAACGGCGTCATGCTGCTGAACCGCGTGCTCACCGTGCGGCCGGGTGCGCCCGCCTCGCACCGCGGCGCCGGATGGGAGGCCGTGACCGACCACGCGATCCGCGCCCTCGTCGCGCGAGGCACGCCGATGGTCGCGATCCTCTGGGGGCGCGACGCGCAGTCGCTGAAGCCGCTGCTCGACGGCACGCCCGCGATCGAGTCGGTGCACCCCAGCCCGCTGTCGGCCTCGCGCGGCTTCTTCGGATCCCGGCCGTTCAGCCGCGCCAACGCGCTGCTCGCCCAGCGCGGCGGGCGACCCGTGGACTGGAGCCTGGAACCGTGA
- a CDS encoding sensor histidine kinase has product MKRILKERDRLLRRVARVAGITGAAGALAGLVVPGTAPVPAQIAGAGLLVALGGLLVFATRRGGVVPLLGVVVVALMTVVLIAPDRTADPIASTVAAAVGGVAAASTAIMLIVRPHGGWIVAGALAGVLAVYGVLALVGRPTGAAVLAVAVGWLAAASLGRWLDLAIERTAERIEEVGRAHQAERMASELAAQRRQDARVLHDTVLATLSLLAHSGVGVGTAALRQQASDDARLLRMLRLGAPLDAGTSAVFSPDAEVGSLSTTFESVRQRFSRMGLDVSWHGTGQLALPRDTLDALVGALGECLENVRRHSGVTEADVTVTDDDRTVRAMVTDSGAGFEPGSVDRARLGFAESVVGRLDAVGGRARVFSSPGTGTTVMLEVPKP; this is encoded by the coding sequence ATGAAGCGGATCCTGAAGGAACGCGACCGCCTGTTGCGGCGTGTCGCGCGCGTCGCCGGCATCACCGGAGCGGCCGGCGCCCTCGCCGGTCTCGTCGTGCCCGGCACCGCGCCGGTCCCCGCCCAGATCGCCGGCGCCGGGCTGCTCGTCGCGCTCGGCGGCCTGCTCGTGTTCGCGACCCGCCGCGGCGGAGTCGTGCCGCTGCTCGGCGTCGTGGTGGTGGCGCTGATGACCGTGGTCCTGATCGCCCCCGATCGCACGGCCGACCCGATCGCCTCGACGGTCGCGGCGGCGGTCGGCGGCGTCGCGGCCGCGTCGACCGCGATCATGCTCATCGTCCGCCCGCACGGCGGGTGGATCGTCGCGGGTGCCCTCGCGGGGGTGCTCGCGGTCTACGGGGTGCTCGCGCTGGTCGGCCGCCCGACGGGTGCCGCGGTGCTGGCCGTCGCGGTCGGATGGCTCGCCGCCGCCTCGCTCGGGCGTTGGCTGGATCTCGCCATCGAGCGCACCGCGGAACGCATCGAGGAGGTCGGTCGCGCGCATCAGGCCGAGCGGATGGCGAGCGAGCTCGCCGCCCAGCGCCGGCAGGACGCGCGTGTGCTGCACGACACGGTGCTGGCCACCCTGAGCCTGCTCGCCCACTCGGGGGTCGGCGTGGGCACGGCGGCGCTGCGTCAGCAGGCGAGCGACGACGCGCGGCTGCTGCGGATGCTCCGGCTCGGCGCCCCGCTCGACGCGGGCACGTCGGCGGTGTTCTCGCCCGACGCCGAGGTGGGCAGCCTCAGCACGACGTTCGAGTCGGTGCGGCAGCGGTTCTCGCGGATGGGACTCGATGTCAGCTGGCACGGCACCGGCCAGCTGGCCCTGCCCCGCGACACGCTCGATGCGCTCGTCGGCGCCCTCGGCGAGTGCCTCGAGAACGTGCGCCGGCACTCCGGCGTCACCGAGGCCGATGTCACGGTGACCGACGACGACCGCACCGTCCGCGCGATGGTCACCGACTCGGGCGCCGGGTTCGAGCCGGGCTCGGTCGACCGGGCGCGGCTCGGGTTCGCCGAGTCGGTCGTGGGCCGGCTCGACGCGGTCGGCGGGCGGGCCCGCGTGTTCTCATCGCCGGGCACCGGCACCACCGTGATGCTCGAGGTGCCGAAGCCGTGA
- a CDS encoding Type 1 glutamine amidotransferase-like domain-containing protein, which produces MSVHLVGGGTFEPTDATAPIWAGFRDEAAAHAARAGREVPRIAVITARSGDPAAQAVKIVALLEGAGPVEARTTVVLAAEAAVSAAALADVDGVVVGGGHAPSYRAAVEPVFGELRRQVAAGVPYLGFSAGAMIAAERAIIGGRRIGGVVVSPEPGDQELDEVTIAPGIGLVDVAIEVHVAQWGALSRLVAAVEAGLVEGGLGIDEDTALVVGDGGLRVVGAGSVWRVLPGEQGVVVATMGA; this is translated from the coding sequence ATGAGCGTGCATCTGGTCGGCGGCGGGACGTTCGAACCGACGGATGCGACGGCGCCGATCTGGGCCGGATTCCGCGACGAGGCGGCGGCGCACGCCGCCCGGGCCGGGCGCGAGGTGCCGCGGATCGCGGTGATCACCGCGCGCAGCGGCGACCCGGCCGCGCAGGCGGTGAAGATCGTCGCCCTGCTGGAGGGCGCGGGGCCGGTGGAGGCGCGCACCACCGTCGTCCTGGCCGCCGAGGCGGCGGTGTCGGCCGCAGCGCTCGCCGACGTGGACGGCGTCGTGGTCGGCGGCGGGCATGCGCCGAGCTATCGTGCGGCGGTCGAGCCGGTGTTCGGCGAGCTGCGCCGCCAGGTCGCCGCCGGCGTGCCGTACCTGGGCTTCTCGGCGGGTGCGATGATCGCCGCCGAGCGTGCGATCATCGGCGGGCGCCGGATCGGCGGGGTCGTCGTCTCGCCCGAGCCGGGCGATCAGGAACTCGACGAGGTCACGATCGCGCCCGGCATCGGGCTCGTCGACGTCGCGATCGAGGTGCACGTCGCCCAGTGGGGCGCGCTCTCGCGCCTCGTCGCCGCGGTCGAGGCCGGGCTCGTGGAGGGCGGGCTCGGCATCGACGAGGACACCGCGCTCGTCGTCGGCGACGGCGGGCTGCGGGTCGTCGGGGCCGGGAGCGTCTGGCGGGTGCTGCCCGGCGAGCAGGGCGTGGTCGTCGCGACGATGGGAGCCTGA
- a CDS encoding GNAT family N-acetyltransferase, which produces MLEEEYQERRVLPPHLRAPEPAERPFAFAIRDAVAADLPSVREIYNYYVANSTVTFDEDAMTLREWKQKFAYLHKLGMPFLVAESPTGQLLGYALVQPWKQKRAYRFTVENSIYLGPAASGKGLGKALLAELIARSKAAGLKEMIAVIADQGAEASIGLHEKFGFTEIGRMGKVGFKFDRWLGTVLMQRSLK; this is translated from the coding sequence ATGCTCGAGGAGGAATACCAGGAGCGCCGGGTGCTGCCGCCCCACCTGCGCGCGCCCGAGCCGGCCGAACGGCCGTTCGCGTTCGCGATCCGCGACGCCGTCGCCGCCGACCTGCCGAGCGTGCGGGAGATCTACAACTACTACGTCGCCAACTCCACCGTCACCTTCGACGAGGACGCGATGACCCTGCGCGAGTGGAAGCAGAAATTCGCGTACCTGCACAAGCTCGGCATGCCGTTCCTCGTCGCCGAGTCGCCCACCGGGCAGCTGCTCGGCTACGCGCTCGTGCAGCCGTGGAAGCAGAAGCGCGCCTACCGGTTCACCGTCGAGAACTCGATCTACCTCGGCCCCGCGGCCTCGGGCAAGGGACTCGGGAAGGCGCTGCTCGCCGAGCTCATCGCCCGATCGAAGGCCGCCGGGCTGAAGGAGATGATCGCCGTCATCGCCGACCAGGGCGCCGAGGCGTCCATCGGGCTGCACGAGAAGTTCGGGTTCACCGAGATCGGCCGCATGGGCAAGGTCGGCTTCAAGTTCGACCGGTGGCTCGGCACGGTGCTCATGCAGCGGTCGCTGAAGTGA
- the metX gene encoding homoserine O-acetyltransferase MetX, which produces MDWQSTAETAPARVIPDFPATQLPGRAPATGAWRVGDHPGDRRFVRIGEVALESGGVVPDAVIAYETWGELSPARDNAVLVLHALTGDSHVRGPAGPGHASAGWWGGVVGPGLAVDTDRWFVVAPNVLGGCQGSTGPASLAADGVEWGSRFPFLTIRDQVAAQLAFATAIGVDRFAAVVGGSMGAMHVLEWAIMAPDRVERIAVLAAPAAATADQIALNSVQLEAIRADAAFEGGDYYDLPHGEGPTRGLALARRMAMLNYRSAAELNARFERSWQSGLDPLGGGGRFAVESYLDFHGNRFTRRFDANSYLVLTEAMNSHDVGRGRGGVAAALGRIRAKTLVLGIDSDRYFGLDGQREIAAHVPTLVHGSEPVLLSSEYGHDAFLIEDAFVGEQIARLLAA; this is translated from the coding sequence ATGGACTGGCAGTCGACCGCCGAGACGGCGCCCGCTCGGGTGATCCCCGATTTCCCGGCGACCCAGCTGCCGGGTCGGGCCCCCGCGACCGGCGCGTGGCGGGTGGGCGACCATCCCGGTGACCGCCGGTTCGTACGCATCGGCGAGGTCGCGCTCGAATCGGGCGGCGTCGTGCCCGACGCCGTGATCGCCTACGAGACCTGGGGCGAGCTCTCCCCCGCGCGCGACAACGCGGTCCTCGTGCTGCACGCGCTCACCGGCGACAGCCACGTGCGCGGGCCGGCGGGTCCGGGCCACGCGAGCGCGGGCTGGTGGGGCGGGGTGGTCGGCCCGGGCCTGGCCGTCGACACCGATCGCTGGTTCGTCGTCGCCCCGAACGTGCTCGGCGGATGCCAGGGCTCGACCGGTCCGGCCTCGCTCGCCGCCGACGGGGTCGAGTGGGGCTCGCGGTTCCCGTTCCTCACGATCCGCGACCAGGTCGCCGCACAGCTCGCCTTCGCCACCGCGATCGGCGTCGACCGGTTCGCCGCGGTCGTCGGCGGGTCGATGGGCGCCATGCACGTGCTCGAGTGGGCGATCATGGCGCCCGACCGGGTCGAGCGCATCGCGGTGCTCGCGGCGCCCGCGGCGGCCACCGCCGACCAGATCGCGCTGAACTCGGTGCAGCTCGAGGCGATCCGCGCCGACGCGGCGTTCGAGGGCGGCGACTACTACGACCTGCCCCACGGCGAGGGGCCCACCCGCGGTCTCGCCCTCGCGCGGCGCATGGCGATGCTGAACTACCGGTCGGCGGCCGAGCTGAACGCCCGGTTCGAGCGCTCCTGGCAGTCGGGCCTCGACCCGCTCGGCGGCGGCGGCCGGTTCGCCGTCGAGAGCTACCTCGACTTCCACGGCAACCGGTTCACCAGGCGCTTCGACGCGAACAGCTACCTCGTGCTCACCGAGGCGATGAACTCGCACGACGTGGGTCGCGGGCGCGGCGGGGTCGCGGCCGCGCTCGGGCGCATCCGTGCGAAGACCCTCGTGCTGGGCATCGACAGCGACCGTTATTTCGGGCTCGACGGGCAGCGCGAGATCGCGGCGCACGTGCCCACCCTCGTGCACGGGTCCGAGCCGGTGCTGCTGTCCAGCGAGTACGGGCACGATGCGTTCCTCATCGAGGACGCGTTCGTCGGCGAGCAGATCGCACGCCTGCTCGCCGCCTGA